From the Nostoc sp. PCC 7107 genome, the window TAAACCTGGAACCCTATAATTTGGTATCTTATTCACCCAGTATCAACGGAGAGATGTTGATTGTCACTGGGATAGATACGGATATAGAAGATATTTATGAAAACATTGTAAAGATGTTGAGAAATGACGCTAAATTGTGCATTTGCAGGAAAATTATCAGTGATTATCCTGATTACATCCTCACAGCATAAGTAATTAAACACCCAAGTATTGAACCTTTGCCAAAGCTCTCTATAGTGAAGTGGCAATAATTGAACTAAATTTAACTGAACAAGTATAACTGCAACTAGTTACAGTACGCGATCGTCATAGCGAATTACTCAATTACAATCCGGCGAATAAAATGCCAACATTAGCTACTGATAACGGATTTATTTTAAGTGAAACTCGCATCACTACTGCTTATCTTAATCATTAGTCGCCTGGGCAACAATTAGCAGAAACCTTAAGCGTGATTCAAAGTGTGGGAATTGGTGTGGTGACATTAGGAATTGTGTTGCTAAGTGTAGAGAGGCATAGTTAGTTATAAAGTCTGAATTTCTTAAGTAAATATGATTAATTGGTATAAGATATGCCTACTAACGCTATCCTGTTTGATTTAGATGGGACACTGACAGACCCTAAGCCGGGAATTACTCGCTGTATTCAGTATGCGCTGTCTGAACTCGGTCACAAACCACCAGAAGCTGATGAATTGAATTGGTGTATTGGCCCGCCAATTAAAGACAGTTTTTCTCAGTTGCTGAAGACTTCAGATGAGGCAATGCTGGCACAAGCCATCTCACTATATCGCAGTCGTTTTTCTACGATTGGCTTATTTGAAAATACTCTTTATCCCCAAGTTTTAGAAACTCTCACAGCTATTCGTTGTGCTGGTTATCAAACCTTTGTGGCAACTTCTAAACCTTATATTTACGCGATGCGGATTATTGAATATTTTGGTTTATCGCTGCTGTTCGATGGTGTTTATGGTAGTGAACTTGATGGAGTGCGGAGTGTCAAAGCTGATTTAATTCATTATATTTTAGTGACAGAAAATCTTTTACCTGCGAATGCGGTGATGGTAGGCGATCGCAAACACGACATAATTGGAGCCAAGCACC encodes:
- a CDS encoding HAD family hydrolase, producing the protein MPTNAILFDLDGTLTDPKPGITRCIQYALSELGHKPPEADELNWCIGPPIKDSFSQLLKTSDEAMLAQAISLYRSRFSTIGLFENTLYPQVLETLTAIRCAGYQTFVATSKPYIYAMRIIEYFGLSLLFDGVYGSELDGVRSVKADLIHYILVTENLLPANAVMVGDRKHDIIGAKHHQITTIGVTYGYGTEQELQTHGADFIAHSPDEIAKFLIWQS